The DNA region GAACTGAAGCAGAATGCTACAAGGAGTGAAGCAGTTAAGGCTATCGTCTTACTCATGCAAAACACCTATAGATACTACGGAAATCCAATACCTATCTCGACTGATCCAATCCTCAAAGTGCCTCCCGATGATAATACTATTGCAAAAGGTACGAATGAATACTATCCATTTGCCGATCCAATTGTAACTCATCAAAATATGGCAGAATGGGCAAAGCAAAACAACATTAAAATTTTTGTTATTTACTATAATTATGCACAGGCAGCTCCAGACGAAAAAGTCCCAAGAACACTTGCAGAAGTCACTGGAGGGGATTGGTGGATAGCAAATAATGCTACGGAGTTAGATTCAGCATTTGAAAATGCAAGCAAAGCACTCGATGTATACGCCGGCATAAATACATCCATGAATCTCAATCTAGTCTCTCCAATTACCAATACGACAAATCTCTCCTGGACGTCTACCGAGGGACTATTAGACTACGTACCGCTGACATGGTATCAGCACTACAACTGGACAGAGAATGCGAGTGTTCCAAGCTATTACCTCTACAAGCCAGAAAATTTCAAAACATACGATCATTCCAGTGAGTGGGATAGTACACAGACCATAACATTCACTGAAGAACAGATTGGAACAATCAAAATCAAAGAAACATGGTGGACAAAATTTAGACTGAAATTAAGAAGCGATATTGTTAACGACACAATACAGTTCAACCTATTCGGTCCAGGTTCTGAGGTCAGATTCAATGCGACAGAAGCGAAGCCAATCATAGTACCGGATTTGTCTATCACATATATTCCCAACATGAGTGTGGATCCACTTATCGATCCCGACATACTTGTTTGGGGGCTGAATAAAACGGCACCCCCGAGCGAATACTTAAACGTGACCTGGAATATTACATATCGAGGAACTTCCAATCATATTGATGAGTTCATGTATATTCGACTCGATGATGGGTTCTGGAGACACTATACTACAATTACAAACAATTCGGCAACTGCTGGGAACTGGACCGAACATTACGCCATTGATCTACGAACCCTGCCGAGATCTCATCAGATAGGAGTTAGAATAAATGCAACTGCGCCGGGAGCGGGGAGTAGTGAAGTGACCAACCAGTTCGATCTGACGCAGGGAAAAAATTTCATAAAAATCGAATAAATTTTCTTAAGAGGTCAGCTCAAAACTCTCCCGATCATGCGGGCACAGACCAGGTGTACGAGCCCCATGAATGAAGGCTCATAGCGTTCGTACCGGGGAACAATCTTCTCGAACGCCTCAACCCCGCTGAAGAACCGTTCGATGGCACTCCGTTTATTGGCGAGATCCCGATGAAACAGAACCGGTCTTCCTCGCTTCGGAGATTTCCTATTACTCGGATTTACCGGGATATTGCTCCGGATTCTCCGTTTCCGGGTGTTGGATCTCTTGCGAGTCGAAGGCCGCGCCGGCGGTGATGCCCGATGGTTTTGCATCTGCACCGGGAATCTCGAATGCGGCCACGGTTGGTTCATAGAGCTGAGAGTCATTGACATTCGCCGGAGCGACCAAACAGGCCAAAGGGAGACCGTTCTGATCGACCAGGGCGCTGAACTTATTCCCGTTTACATTTTTGTAGCCATAGTAGCCGATATTTCCCCTTTTTTGCGGGGATACCCTTGGTATCGGTGATGCAGTGGACAAGGTCGAGCTTCGGGAGATCGTAGCCGGACTGGGGCAGGTTGAGGAAGATCGCCTGGTACGCTCCCCGCTTACAGAGTTCGAGGTGGTACCGGTGTACCGTCGATTTGGTGCCGTATTTCCCCGGTACATCATTCCAGGCACACCCGGTGGTCTGGACGAAGTAGATCCCATTGAAGAGCGATCGGGGATCCCGCCAAGGTCGGCCGATGTGCGGTTTCTGCCGGGGCAGATTCTTTCGGATAATCTCCCAGAGCTCGTCGTCGATTTCCTGGAATGTCATGACCCGGGCTCAGGGTCCTCAAGGGTCCCATAATTTTGGGATGTCCTCAGGGATAAATTCTCCAAATGTATAGGTATTTTATCAAATTTGCTCGACCTGCGAAATGTAGGGTGTAAAGCAGGCCACTTGAGGTCTGCTGCCATAATATTTCGGAAGAATGTGGATGGTGGCCTTCCACATTTTAACTTGCTATATATAAATTATCCACTTATCATTTTATTAATTACTTCTAATCTATGGATAATAAACAGAAAAATATTTCTTTTTATGCAATTTTACTTAATAAAATTATATGAAAACAATAGAAAATACATAAATACAAAAACAATAAAATATACAACATCCGAAAGGGTGAACCCTATGAAGGTGGAAAAGACAGCCTTGCTGCTCACCGGTTTGCTGGTGCTGGTCGCGTCCGCATCGGCCGCCGGCGAAATTCCGGATCATATGGAGATTGCGAGCAGCAACGAATGGATCGTTGCCAACGGCCTCGACAGTGCAACGATCACGGTGCGGGTCCTGGATGCCGCCAACAACCCGGTCCAGGGAGCAACCGTCACGGTTCAGAACCTGAACCCGTCTCTGGGCAGCCTGAGCGGGACCACGTTCACGACCGACGTCTTCGGGCAGGCCTACCCGAAGTTCACGGCGAACACAGTTAGCGGTGCTGCCCAGCTCGATATTCGCGCATCGGCCTGGGTGAACGGCACCGAGAACTCCGTAACGGGCACGTACGTGCAGTACATCGACCACTCGACGCCGTATCGATACTCTTTTATCGATTATAACTCGACCGCCTACGTAAACGACGTCACTCCCATAGTCGTGCGGATGCTCGACCGGTACGGAAATGCGATTGACAGCCGCCGCGAGAGTTACTACGGCCTGGAGGCGGAGAAGGTGCAGTTTTCGGTGAGTTCCCCGGAGAACGGCGCCCGGTTCCTGGGTGGCACGACGCAGGTTGCACAACCGGTGGACGCGAACGGCAACGCCACGGCCCAGCTCCGCATCTCTCCCTATGCCGGGGAGAACATCGTCCTTGTCACACCCCAGGTCAGCACGGTTCCCTCCGTCTGGATCACCATAACCGGTGTCGGAGGGACGCCGGCCTATATCGTATCCATGATTTCGCCCGCAGGGGACCCGCCCAACCTTCCTGCAGACGGCATGAGCAGGTTCACGATACTCTACACCGTCTACGACCAGTGGGGCAATCCCTGCGTCAACCGCGAGATCAACATCACGACCGAGTTCGTCAACTCGACGGAGCCGACCTACGAGGGCGCCACCCTTTCGCCGACGAACCTGCTCGGACAGTCATCCTTCAAGTACGGGCCGAAACGGACCGCTCTCGGCGTGAATATCAATGCAGAAATCGTTGGGTTCGAAGACGTTGCTCGCACGGACACGGTATGGTTCACCACGGGCACCGCGTCGCAGCTCACCCTCACCGCGAGCCCGAACCCGATTCCCAGCTGGGATGTGCCGGGGAATCCGGACAAGACGACGGCGAGTATTATTGCAAAAGTGATGGATGAATTCGGGAACCCGGTCCCGGGAGCGAATGTTACGTTCTGGATAGACTCTGACAGCATTGCCTATGACGTCAGCGAGGCTTCCGTCGTGAGCGGCCCGATTCTCTGGGACACTTCTGCCCTGACGGACGATTATGGGTATGCGATTGTCACGTTCCAGCCGGGAGAGTTCGTGCAATTCGAGGACGATCCTGCCAACTGGACGGATAAGGCAACGGGATCCTGCCTCGTGAAAGCAGCCGTGGAAACCACACCCACCGGTGCCGTCAGCGTGATCTGGAAGAATTACCCGTACCTGAGCGTCGGGATAAATGTCACGCCCCTGCCGGTGAATCCCGGGGAAGTCTTCGATGTGCTGATCAGGCTGGACGGGGACGGACATGCCCTGCGGCCAAAACCCATCGACGTGATCCTGTGCACGAACCGGGGCGAGTCGATGCTGGCGGATATGTACTACCAGGGCTCGAGCGGGGTGTTCGAGGATAAAATGGTCTACCTGAAAGATGCCTCGACGTTCTTCCTCGGCCAGATGACGCACAACTATGACCGCGTGGGCCTTGTATCATACGGGATCAACGGCATAACCGATATCCCGACAGACTCGAACTTCAAGCTTCCGGGAATTGACAATACCAAGGACGACGACTTCGCATATACAAACCTGCATTATACGTCTCATCCCAAGGCCTACGGCGATTATACGACCGTGGACTCGCCGCTGCAGCTGAACCACTACCTGGTCGAGGAGGGGATTGAGGGCCTGACCCCCTCCAAGGATCCAACAGGCAAAGTCGTCGTTCCGATGCGGTATGGGTTGTACAGGGCAATCAAAGAACTCAACGGCACGGGAAGCTCCGTTCACAACGCGAGGACCGTAAAGGCAGTAATTCTGCTCGCGGATCGGTCCTGGTCAACCGCCGGAGATCCCATCGCGGGATGGGACGGCACGTCGGTGTCGGCAAACCAGGGCTACTGGCTGAGCGAGAAACCACTGGATGACAACTGGCCCCAGGGCGGTCTCAATGCCTGGACGGCATTCGAAGAGTTCGGGACAAAGTCGTCGCCCTTGCAGAACATGGCCAATTATGCGATTGCGTCGAATGTAAGGATATATAGCATCGCATACTTCCCGAAAGGCACCAGCGTTCCGACATCGTTTGAAGGACGTCTGCAGCAGCTGGCGTATCCCACCGGCGGCAAGTACTACCTGGCAGACGATGCCGAGAAGCTGGCCACGATTTATTCCCAGATTGCCGGCGAACTGAAGACCGAGGCCGGGGTCAACACCACGATGGATCTGTCCATGGACAACATCAGGGTAAATAACATCACCATGAGCGGAGGCGATGTCTTCGACTACGTATACTCGCCCGGTATCAACAGCACCTACAATCAGGGCAACTCCACGAAGATGTGGAAGTATACGTCCCTACAGGACAAATATGCCAGCCCCCTCTACTACAACGACAGGATCGACCAGAGCGACGAATGGAATGCAACGCGCATTCTGAACTTCGATCTGGGTACGATCCACCTCAACCAGACCTGGGAGATCCAGTACCGGATGCGCGTGAAAGAAGGCGTATGCGGAGACATCCAGCTGCTCGACAACAGCTCGAGGATATTCTTCAACAATGGCGCTGACAATATCACGCTTCCGCAATTCACTCTCGAAGTCCCCTGCAACGCGACAACGATCATCAACGTGAATGCTCTGACCGTAGATATCACAGATGCCGCCGTTGAAGGAGATACTATCAGGACCGCATGGGATTTCCACTACACGGGTCCGGGAACGGTAACCCAGACAGTGTCTTACAGGTATCGGGATCCCGCAACCGGAATATCGGGGGACTGGGTGACCTTCGAGACGATACCGGGGGCAACGAACACCACAACCAGCGGTACGTCGAGACTGTTCACGCAGAACCTGCCCTATGGCTACTATACCATCCGGGTGTATGCGCAGGAAGAAGTGCCGGGAGGCGTCACGGCCCAGGACACGCAGACAGTGCACCTGAACTCTGCCGGAACGAACTACATCCGCCTCCAATAAACCTTTTT from Methanomicrobiales archaeon includes:
- a CDS encoding transposase, yielding MTFQEIDDELWEIIRKNLPRQKPHIGRPWRDPRSLFNGIYFVQTTGCAWNDVPGKYGTKSTVHRYHLELCKRGAYQAIFLNLPQSGYDLPKLDLVHCITDTKGIPAKKGKYRLLWLQKCKRE
- a CDS encoding Ig-like domain-containing protein → MKVEKTALLLTGLLVLVASASAAGEIPDHMEIASSNEWIVANGLDSATITVRVLDAANNPVQGATVTVQNLNPSLGSLSGTTFTTDVFGQAYPKFTANTVSGAAQLDIRASAWVNGTENSVTGTYVQYIDHSTPYRYSFIDYNSTAYVNDVTPIVVRMLDRYGNAIDSRRESYYGLEAEKVQFSVSSPENGARFLGGTTQVAQPVDANGNATAQLRISPYAGENIVLVTPQVSTVPSVWITITGVGGTPAYIVSMISPAGDPPNLPADGMSRFTILYTVYDQWGNPCVNREINITTEFVNSTEPTYEGATLSPTNLLGQSSFKYGPKRTALGVNINAEIVGFEDVARTDTVWFTTGTASQLTLTASPNPIPSWDVPGNPDKTTASIIAKVMDEFGNPVPGANVTFWIDSDSIAYDVSEASVVSGPILWDTSALTDDYGYAIVTFQPGEFVQFEDDPANWTDKATGSCLVKAAVETTPTGAVSVIWKNYPYLSVGINVTPLPVNPGEVFDVLIRLDGDGHALRPKPIDVILCTNRGESMLADMYYQGSSGVFEDKMVYLKDASTFFLGQMTHNYDRVGLVSYGINGITDIPTDSNFKLPGIDNTKDDDFAYTNLHYTSHPKAYGDYTTVDSPLQLNHYLVEEGIEGLTPSKDPTGKVVVPMRYGLYRAIKELNGTGSSVHNARTVKAVILLADRSWSTAGDPIAGWDGTSVSANQGYWLSEKPLDDNWPQGGLNAWTAFEEFGTKSSPLQNMANYAIASNVRIYSIAYFPKGTSVPTSFEGRLQQLAYPTGGKYYLADDAEKLATIYSQIAGELKTEAGVNTTMDLSMDNIRVNNITMSGGDVFDYVYSPGINSTYNQGNSTKMWKYTSLQDKYASPLYYNDRIDQSDEWNATRILNFDLGTIHLNQTWEIQYRMRVKEGVCGDIQLLDNSSRIFFNNGADNITLPQFTLEVPCNATTIINVNALTVDITDAAVEGDTIRTAWDFHYTGPGTVTQTVSYRYRDPATGISGDWVTFETIPGATNTTTSGTSRLFTQNLPYGYYTIRVYAQEEVPGGVTAQDTQTVHLNSAGTNYIRLQ